DNA from Aptenodytes patagonicus chromosome 30, bAptPat1.pri.cur, whole genome shotgun sequence:
AAAAGCAAAAGATCTGCAATCTCacaaagaaatctttctgagTGCGCCAACCCGGTTTTGCATAGAAAGAGTGGGCGAGGAAAGAGGCTCGCCGCTCTTTGCTGGGGGCAGAACAAAGAGGAAAGCGCGGAGAGACCAGTTTTCAGGCTGTCGAACCCACTCAGCCCGTCCCACAAACCACCGTCCTGCAACACGAGAGACCTCCTGCGAGCAGAGCAGCTCTCCCATCCTTTTCACAGCTGGCGGTTAGGAACAAAAGATCTCCGCTTCAACGCGAAACACAACTAGATAGCGGCACCTGTGCGCGTCCAGCCGGTTCCCAGCCACTCGCCGGGAGCGGAGCGCTCCTCGCCGGGCGCTACCGGACACGTGGGACCCCAGATTAGCTCTAGGTGACACTCTAGGTTCGTTCTCTCGATACAAGAATATTCATTATTGGGCAGGAAGGTAGATTTGATACAGCACCGGGCACTGAGGAATCGGCACCCCCTCTACCCCTCAAGGCTCTGAAGGACATCCAGGGGAAAGATTTGCACGGTGGCTGCCACGCGCGGGCTTAGGAGAACGCTGCTTGGGTTGGGGGGGCCGAGAGCGTCCTGCGCACCCCCCCCGGGCACGCAGCCTTCCTCCCGGGGCCAGCCCCTAGCCTTGGCTATCGGCGCTTTTGGAAGGCTCTAGGTTCCCCTTCAGCAGGATCTCACTCAGCTCGGGGGACATGTAGTAAGGCCGCTCGGGAGATCCATCGTTCCTCTCCAGATCTTCACCTTTTCGCAACCCCAGGAAGAAGCGGCCGTGGCGGGGAAGAGTGAAAAACAGCGGAAGAGCCGGGGAGAGGCAGGGCAGAGATGAAGGGCGGAGAACATGTGAAGAGAGACacgagggggagaggggagaggaaaaaaaagaagaaaaaaagagaaaaaaaaaaggaaaattgaagtTAGTTGCAGTTAGATTCCACCAAGACCAAAGCACCAAAACAGAGAGACCAAGAGAGACCGCAGGAGACCCAAGGACAGGCTGTGGGTTTCCGCTGCTagcaggcagggggaaagcaggtGCTGGTAAGAACGCAGGTAGGAGTTGGTAAAGGAAAAAGTGGGAGAAAACCACACAGAGAGGCCACGGGAATTTGGAGCCAACCCCAAATCTGGACGACTCGGGGGTTCAGCCACAGGGAGGGAGGTTTTGCTACCGCAAACTCCTGCCCAGCGGGAGACGGACCCTCCAAGGCAGACACttacagaagcagaggaagagggtGTCCACGCACATGCCGTACACGCTGAAGAACCCGTGGGCGATGAGGTAGGAGCCCACGATCACCGTCTGAAAGAGAAATTGTGCCGTCACGCCGCGACCTGGCATCTGCAAAGAGCGCAAAGCTCCGGTCCCTCGGCCGGGAGGAGGAAACCTGCCGAATCCCGAATTccccagggaaaggaggagaagcgAACAGGGCAGGACTGTTCAGACCAGCCCGATTCAGGACAAAAGGCCTCAGTGACGACGGTGGACAGAGGCCAATCTGGGCAGCACAGGAAGGGCGAGACGCCTCTTCGCGGCTGACCGAAACAAAGGGCTTATTTCGACGGGGACGGAGAAAACACCTTCAACAAAGAAGGTCCTTCAGAAGCAGCGAGCGGAGAGGTGTTTTTAAGGCATTTGTGTTAAGGTTCTCCTTCCATCACTTCTAAATTCACCGAAAAGACGAGAAAGCGGCTCACCAGAATAGGGACCCAGTAGTAATTCAGGGGCGGCGCTGTGTCTTGGACCAGCTTTATCCGCTGggtgaagaaaaagaaggcaaGGATTCCTGGAAAAGCAAACGATGGAAATTGCTGTGGGATGCAGGGCAGAAGAAAGGCAGCAAATGGATGCAGGGAAGATGTCAAACGGGATGGAAAGGAACGGTTTCATGGGAGGAGTGAAGAGAGGAAGGTTTTGGGAAGCCGTAACCGGCTACGAAAGCCTACAGCAGCCATACACCCCGAGGAGAAACTTCCAGTCCCCAGCACTTACCGACGCTTCCCACGATGAGGAGTTTTccgaggaagaaaaggaaatccgTGACTTTATCTAAAACGGCCACCCTGGAAACAAGAGAGAGATGAGCATCCGCATCCGCTCCCCACCCCAAATTCAGAAGGAGGTGCGGGAGGAGGCGGCCAACGTGCACACGCGTTGCGAACGCGGCACAAAACGCCGTGAAAGCCTGAAAACAAGGCAGGCAGATCAAGGTTGATCTTTGGCAGTGAGAAGGACTTGGAAATAACCAAGTCTGCTGTCGAGAGCAGACCCCTCGCACCCACCAGCATCTCACCTGATGATGTTCCTCATCAGCAGGAAGAACGCGTTCCTGGCGGAGGTGCAGAAGTTGGTGCCGTAGACGGCGATCTAGAGGGAGTCCCGGAAAAAAggggcagagaagagagaaacGGAGCCGCACTGAATTCACCGCTAAGAAGAGGGTGCAATTAATCCCATCTTTGAGTAAAACTCTGATAAATCCCACCCTGGAAGCGCTTCTTCATCCACTGACAGGTCGGGCATCGCGGACAGCGAGAGCTGAATCCCCCCACCCCGGTGTCTCTGAGAAGGTCCCTCCCAAAGTCAAAGCGACACGGCTGAGGTCAAGGCTTCCCAGCGAAACGGCTGGGAAATGCTGAAAGGCTTTGTTTTCCCATGACATCGGGAGACGCGGTTCTCAGCAGCCACCCAAAGAAATCTCCAAGAGTGTGGAGACCTCCTCCCCAGTCACAACCCTTTGGGCGTTAACGCCGGGAGACTCTTACCATGATGTACGCGTTTCTGTTGAGGAATTTGATGAATTTTTCCAGGCACCAGAAGCAGCACTTCAGGCAGCTCAGGAGGAACTTGGCGAACTTATTATCTGCAGCTGGAGGAATGCCACGGGGAGAGGGTGAGCAACCAAACCGAGAGACGCCTTCTCTTACAGAAGCAACTTCAAGGTCCCTAATGAGACGTCCCGCTGCCCCGTCACGGCCTCCCCCGCTACGCCCTGTTTTCAGCCTCCCTGGGAGGCCGATACCGCTGCAGACAGCGGGATGAGCCTCCCATGCTCTTCCCATGCTTCTGCTCGCTGTTTACGTTTCACGATCAATAGGAGTCGTACGGCCAGACGCAGACTTCCCTCCCACCCGTACAGAGTCCTGGCACCGGTTGACTTAGCCCGGCAGCCGCGGCGCATCCCTCGGCTCCCGCCCGTCTCTTGGAGAAAACAGACGACTACGGGATCCTAAAAGGAAAATCTCGATTCCCTACCGAAATACTGAAATTATTCCCCTGGACGTTAGCCACGAGCTCTGGCACCAAGGAACACAGAAGAAGCCAACCTCGTTCGTCTACTCATTTGCCATTCCAGCTTCGGTACCTTTTAACCTGTGGTCCAGATACTCCAGAGTGACCCTGATGACTTGGACGATGGCGAGGATCAGAGAGCCGAAGGCGAGCGAGCCGGTGTGGTACCTGGGAAAGATCGCTCCGGTTAGAAGGGGACAACCTCAAGAAGCTCGCAAGCCCTCCTCGAGAGGGACGTACCGGAGCGCACGGCCGAAGGCGGAGAAGAGGGGGAAGGCGGGCATGTCGTCGGGTTTCTTGAAGGCCCAGTAGTATGACGCGAAGGCCCCCGCCAGCGTCACCTGGCCCAGCGCGATCACGAAGTTGGCGAGCCAGAAGAACATGAAGACGTTGAAGAACTGGAGGACGATGAGGTACTTGTGGTACGCCGTCTCGCCCCCGTAGAACGCGAAGAGGCACTGGGCGTCGGGGCACAGCTTGGTGACGTTGCTCGTGTTGAAGGTCTAGAGAGGACAGCAGACGCTCACGCACTGCGGTGGCCGGAGACGCGCCGCAAGGCGGGCCGACAGCATCTTCCGCTCAACCCACAGCAATCTCGACTTTCAGAAGACACTATCCTGCTTAATTTTTTGCCTGGTAGCATTTGCTCAGACCAAAAAGTCAGCTTTGCGCACACAACGGCTTGAAGAAAAATAACGACATGATGTAAACGAGTTCAGAAAGGCGGAATTTCACTTGGAAGAGCTTGCAGGCTCAGGTAGCCACCAGGATATTTTTCATGTAAGAAACCACCTTATCTCTGACAGATTAAGCGTAGCATTCGTATGAGTTTCCCCCGACGTCCTCACCTCCGGTTTGCAGGTCTGCCCGGAAAACTGGCACGCAGTCTCGTTAAACACCTTATAGACCGCCTCGTTGGAGGTGGAGAGGAAACTGCAGAGCAACGGTTAAGGAGACGTGATTTTGCAAACCTCAGACCCGAATCCTCACTCAGTTTTGCTCTCACTGGCCTCCTGCAATCGGTTTTCTACGTTAGGTTCTATTTTAAGTTAAACTTAgagactgtgctggttttggctgggatagagttaatttttttcacagtagctggtacggggctccggtttggatttgtgctgaaacagtgttggtaatacagggatggtttcgttactgctgagcagggcttacacgaagtcaaggccttttctgctcctcaccccaccccaccagcgagcaggctgggggtacacaaggagttgggaggggacacggccgggacagccgaccccaactgacccaagggatattccacaccgtatgacgtcatgctcagcatataaagctgggggaagaaggaggaagggggggacgttcggagtgatggcgtttgtcttcccaagtcaccgttacgcctgatggagccctgctttcctggggatggctgaacacctgcccgccgACAGAAAggagtgaacgaattccttggcttgctttgcttgcacgcgcggcctttgctttacctgttaaactgcctttacctcaacccacgagttttctcacttttaccctcccgattctctcccccctcccaccgggagggagggagcgagcggctgggtggggctggggttaaaccacgacagagactTAAGCTGGCAGTTTTGCAAACAGATGTGTCACTTAATCCTGTAAGATGTTCAGCGCCCTGAAAGACCTTTGATTTCTGAGCACCTTCCTTCCCCGGGAGCAGAGGCgcggggaagaagaggaagggataCACGGCGGTGCTGGCCCAGTAGGTGATGCAGAGACACAGCAGGAAGAAGGTGCACAATGGGAACAGCAGCGACATCATGATGTGACcaacagccctgccgagaagatGGTTAAAACCCGGTTAAAATCCTCGTGGCGACGGGAGGACCTCGACGGCTGGAGCTCGGCCGTCCCCGAGTCCTCCCACCGCGACGGGGGACAACCTCTgcctggggacgggggaccccCGGACCTGCTGGCCTCCTTGATGAGCGCGATGGCAATGA
Protein-coding regions in this window:
- the SLC44A2 gene encoding choline transporter-like protein 2 isoform X1 (The sequence of the model RefSeq protein was modified relative to this genomic sequence to represent the inferred CDS: added 278 bases not found in genome assembly); its protein translation is MRSPFLPSQPSPKSFFRSSFVPAGTPQKYDPTFKGPIYDRGCTDVICCVLLVIAIVGYVVVGIVAWTHGDPRKVIYPTDSRGQFCGQQGTPNEKKPFLFYFDIVKCASPLVLLEFQCPTTQICVSKCPDRYLTYLNAYSSRTPGELEYYRHFCIPEFKNLQKAPIKVLKDKECPAMIIPSTPLARRCFPAIRAKKGVIMVGNETTYDDGHGRRRNVTELLEGAKKANVVLETRQLAMKIFEDYTVSWYWIIIGLVIAMVASFIFIVLLRFLAGIMVWVMIVMVILVLGYGIFHCYMEYAKLKGEAGSDVSLKDLGFQTDLRVYLHLRQTWLAFMIILCIVEVVIILLLIFLRKRILIAIALIKEASRAVGHIMMSLLFPLCTFFLLCLCITYWASTAVFLSTSNEAVYKVFNETACQFSGQTCKPETFNTSNVTKLCPDAQCLFAFYGGETAYHKYLIVLQFFNVFMFFWLANFVIALGQVTLAGAFASYYWAFKKPDDMPAFPLFSAFGRALRYHTGSLAFGSLILAIVQVIRVTLEYLDHRLKAADNKFAKFLLSCLKCCFWCLEKFIKFLNRNAYIMIAVYGTNFCTSARNAFFLLMRNIIRVAVLDKVTDFLFFLGKLLIVGSVGILAFFFFTQRIKLVQDTAPPLNYYWVPILTVIVGSYLIAHGFFSVYGMCVDTLFLCFCEDLERNDGSPERPYYMSPELSEILLKGNLEPSKSADSQG